From the genome of Acidaminococcus sp.:
CCTGCCGCGGCTCCATCTGTACTTCTTTCTGCAGTCCTGCCAAATCTCTCGTTGGGATATAGGGAGGATTGGAAACGATGACGTTAAACCGGGAGCCTTCAGGAACGGCCGCAAACAGGTCAGAAACGAAAAGCTGACACCGGTCAGCCACGCCGATGCTCTCAGCATTTTCACGAGCTACAGCGACCGCGCCGCTGCTGATATCGACGCCCATACCCTCCGCTGCCGGAAGGCCGTCCAGAAGTGAAAGTAAAATGGCTCCGCTCCCGCACCCGATATCAAGAATCCGGCACGGGGCCTGGCCGGCGCAGATTTTGAGGAGATTTTCCACCAGAAGTTCCGTCTCCGGCCGCGGTACAAGGGTATCCTTCGTAACCTTGAAATCATGGTTCATGAATCCCTTTTTGCCCAGGATATAGGCAACCGGTTCCCGATTGGCACGACGCGCCACATACTCCCGGTAAGCTGCCAGTTCTGCCGGTTCAAGCGGTTTGTCAAAATTTGTATAAAGCTGGATGCGCTCGCACTTTAAAACAGCACAAAGCAGCACTTCCGCATCAAGGCGCGGATTTTCCACGCCTTTTTTGCTGAAGTACTGCTTTGTCCAGTTCAGGATTTTTAAAATTGTCCATATATTCTGCTGCATTATTTCACCTGCTGTAACCGTTTGCTCTGTTCTTCTGTCATCAGGGCATCAAGCAGTTCGTCCAGATGACCATCCAGCACGTCACTTAATTTATGGAGGGTGAGACCGATGCGGTGGTCTGTCACTCTTCCCTGCGGGAAATTATAGGTCCGGATGCGCTCACTGCGGTCACCGGTTCCTACCTGACTGCGCCGTTCCGACGCTTCGGCTGCACGTTGTTTCTCCTGGGCCGCTTCATAGATACGGGCACGGAGAACACGCATACATTTTTCGCGGTTCTTTGCCTGAGACTTTTCGTCCTGGCACTGCGCCACGATGCCCGTCGGAATATGGGTCATACGCACAGCGGATTCTGTCTTATTGACATACTGTCCTCCGGCCCCGCCGGCGCGGTAGGTATCAATACGAATGTCGGCAGGATTGATTTCCACGTCCACTTCCTGCGCTTCCGGCATAACGGCAACCGTCGCCGTAGAAGTATGGATCCGGCCCTGCGCCTCCGTTTCCGGAACACGCTGTACGCGATGCACACCACTTTCAAATTTCATGTGACTGTATACATCTTCCCCGGACACCATAAAAACAACTTCCTTAAAGCCACCCAGCCCGGTCGGACTGGAATCCATCAGTTCTACTTTCCAGCCTTTGGATTCGGCGTAACGGGTGTACATACGGAAAAGATCGCCGGCAAAGAGGGCCGCTTCATCGCCGCCGGCACCGGCACGGATTTCCATGATGATATTGCGTTCATCATTGGGATCTTTAGGCAGCAGCAGGATTGTCAATTTTTTCTCGTAATCTTCGAGCTGCGGCTTCAGTTCCTTGAGCTCGGCCTCCGCCATGGCGGAAAGCTCGGCGTCTTCCTTGTCTTCAGCCAGCTTCTCATCGTCCTTGTAAGTCTCAGCCAGCGCTTTATATTCTCTAAAAACGGTTACCACTTCCGTCAGTTTGGCGTGGGCCCGTGTATATTTCTGCCATTCGTCCTGTTTTGCAATCACGGAAGGATCGCTGATTTTCGCTTCCAGGTCCAGATAGCGGTCTTCCAGGGCCTGAAGCTTATCCATATTTTCAAACATGTTACTGCTCCTCTTCCGTCGTTTTAATTTCTTCCGGCGGCAGCACTGCTTTTAAGGAAGCAATCGCCACCTCAATCTGATCATCATCCGGCTCCCGTGTTGTCAGTTTCTGCAGGAGCAGTCCGGGCAAGATTGCCTTTCTGACCCAGGGATGGTCGATATGCTGCCCTGCATAACGAATCACTTCATAACTGATTCCGGCAACAACCGGCATCAGAAGTACACGGCTCAAAATTCTGAGCCAGAAATTCGGCCAGCCCAGAAAAGCGAAAATAAAGATACTGATGATCATGACAATCATCAGGAAATTCGTGCCGCAGCGGGGATGCAGCGTCGAAAAAGGACGCACATTCTCCACCACGAGCGGCAAATCATGCTCATAGGTATAGATAGTCTTATGTTCCGCTCCATGATACTGAAACACGCGCTGAATATCCTTCTGCATGGAAATCACCGCAATATAAGTCAGAAAAATGGCAAGACGAAGCAGACCTTCGGCAAGGTTCAAGAAGAGCGAACTCATACCGAGCATCTGAAAAAGCTTCATCGCACCCGTAGGAATGACGATAAAAAGGCCGACAGCAAGCAAAACAGAAACAGCAATAGAACCTGCCATTTCCTTATTGGAGAGCTGTTCGTCGTCATCCCCGGAGGCCTGGGCTGAATAGGCCAGTGCCTTCATCCCATAAGCCAGAGACTCAATCAGGGACACCACACCGCGTAAAAAAGGCAGCTTGAGGATGGGATACTTATCACTGATGCTTGAAACAGGATTGCAGTCTACAGAAATCTGCCCATCAGGCTGGCGCACCGCTACCGCAATTTTCCCCGGTCCCCTCATCATCACACCTTCAATGACGGCTTGTCCGCCGACACTTAGTTTCTTACGCATCATACTTTTCTCCATATAGCAATACAGCAGAGCCAAGGCTCTGCTGTGTAATCGCTTTGCTTTTTATTTGGAATCCTTGCCGTATCTCTTGTTGAACTTTTCAATGCGGCCTCTAGCGGACATATCGCGCTGCTTGCCCGTAAAGAACGGATGGCACTTGGAGCAAACATCAACGCGGAGTTCCTTCTTTACGCTGCCGGTCTTGAAAGTATTGCCACAGGCACAAATAACGGTGCATTCACCGTAGTTAGGATGAATTCCTTTTTTCATTTGTAAGACACCTCTTTCTAAATTACATCAATATATCCAGACATTAATGCCTGACTATTGTACCACATACAGAAAGAGCGTGCAAGGGAAAACTCGAAACGGCAGGCACTACGGCCCGCTCAGACGATACCCTTATCGACAAGTCCCAGAAAGGCTTTCATCCCCGACGTCAGCCACTTATTCTTATGATAGAAAAGCTGACGGTACATGGACATGTGGAAATTCGGTACATTGACAATCTTCAGTTTGGACCGGTACATTGAATTTTCGACTACATATTTAGGAAGGAAAGAGAACCCCAGATTCTTCTGAACCATTTTCAGAATGAATCCCGTATCGCTGACTTCAAGGAAAGGATTAATTTCCTTACCAATAGAAGCCAGATACTGGTCGAGACTGTGCCGGTAGTTATCCTCTTTTTCCGTCATGAAGAACGGCTGCTGAAGCAGTTCATCCATCGAAACTTCATTTCTATACACCAGTGGAGAGTCCACAGATCCGACGAAAACAATATCTTCCTTTTTCTCCAGGACTTTTTCCCATTTCGTATCGTAAATGGGTTCATCCAGAATGTACACAATATCTACCAGATTATGGTCCATCTTATCCAGCAGGACACCGGGAGAATCAATCGTAATTGTAATCTTGATGTCGGGATAATACTTCCGGAAATATTCAATGACAGCCGGCATCTTCGCCTTGCAGAGTGACTCGATCATGCCCAGATTGAGCGTCTCTGCCGGCGGATTCTCCTGCATGACACGACGAATTTCCTTCAATTGATTGAGGACGGGAACAATCCTGTGATACAATTCCTGTCCCGGCTGCGTCATAGCTACCTGTTTCCCCATCCGGTCAAAAAGACGCACACCCAGTTCTTGTTCGAGGCTATGAATTTGTACACTCAGGGCGGACTGTGAGTATCCTAAGTCCTTCGCCGCTTTTGAAAAACTTTGCATTTCTACTATTTTCAGAAAGCTTCTAAGCTGTCTTAATTCCATTCTCCCTGCCTCCTCGCCTATTTTTTATATTTTTTCATCAAATTGTTCTATTTTATTAATTTGCTTTATATCTATCCATATAGTATATTGAATGTACAGAAAAGTCAAACAGAATGTTCGCTGCGTGACGGACAGTTTGACACGATTTTAAGGGGAGGTTTTTTCTATGAAACTTGGTCTCGTGCCAAAAATTATCATCGGTATTATCCTCGGTATTCTGATTGGACAATACCTGCCGACAGACGTCTGCCGCTTCGTGGTTACCTTGTCCGGCATCTTCAGTAATTTCCTGAAGTTTGTTATCCCTCTGATGATCCTTGCCTATGTTACCATGGGTATTGCTGATCTGACCCAGGGCGCCGGCAAACTCCTGCTGATTACTGCTCTTATTGCCTATGGTTCCACCCTGGTCGGCGGCACATTCTCTTTCACTGTTGCTGAAGCACTGTTCCCGTCTTTCATCAGCTCCAACGTAACTGAACAGCTTGCAAAAGTTGCCGGTGTTTCGCTGAAGCCCTTCATTTCCATCGCAATTCCGCCTATTCTTGATACCATTTCTGCAGTGGTTCTGGCATTCGTCCTTGGCCTGTGCCTGTCCGCTCTGAGAGGCAAGACAATCGGCGACACCCTGTACAATGGCCTGAAAGATTTCTCCGGTGTCATCGATGCCGTACTGAAACATGCTATCATTCCTTTCCTTCCGCTGTACGTCTGCGGTACGTTCGTAGATATGACGAAATCCGGTAAGACTTTCGTTATCCTCGGCGTTCTCTGGAAAGTATTCCTCGTTGTTATCGCTATGCACTTCATCCTGCTCTTTGTTCAGTTCATGGTTGCAGGTTCCATCAGCGGCAAGAACCCCTTCACTCTGATGAAGAACCAGATTCCTGGTTACACCACGGCTCTTGGTACCCAGTCTTCCGCAGCTACCATTCCTGTAAACCTGGAATGCTCTAAAGCAGATGGCGTCAGCGAACAGATCAGAAACTTCGTTATTCCTCTGTGCGCAAACATCCATATGTGCGGTTCCATGATTACCATCACGGCCTGCGCAACGGCTGTCTGCATGATGAACCAGATTCCTATCACGCTGGGCACGGTAATTCCTTTCATCATGACCCTCGGTGTTGCCATGGTTGCTTCTCCGGGTGCTCCTGGTGGTTCCATCATGACGGCTCTGCCTTTCCTGTGGATGATTTTCGGTAAGGAAGCCGGCGATCCGAACGGCCCGATCTGTGCACTGATGGTTGCCCTGTATATTACTCAGGACTCCTTCGGTACCGCCTGCAACGTATCCGGCGATAACGCTATTGCCGTTGTAGTCGACAAGATCTACAAGACTTGGATTGCCAAATAATACATACTATACTTGTCAATTCTAAAAGGGTGTCGGGAGATTTCTATAACGGGAAGGAATTTCTTACGACGCCCTTCCTTTATCAGGAGGCACAAAAATGAACGTATTTGACATCATTGGACCTGTCATGATTGGTCCGTCCAGCTCCCACACAGCCGGTGCTGTTCGTCTCGGCCGCGTAGCAAACAAGGTACTGAATCAGGAAGAACCCAAAGACATTATGGTTGAACTTTCCGGTTCCTTTGCCACTACCTACAAAGGTCATGGTACCGACAAAGCACTGCTCGCCGGAATCATGGGATATCACAGCTATTCCGAAGAAATCCGCGATATTTTCAATATTGCCGACAAACGGGGCATCACGTATAAATTCGTGCCGACGGAAATTCCGAATTCCCATCCGAACACGGCCCGCATCCATGTAACCGGTGTAAAAGGCACCCCTGTCACGGTTCAGGGCGCCAGCATCGGCGGCGGCAATATCCGCGTTGACTATATCAATGGCATGAAAGTGGACTTCAACGGGGAACACAACACAATCCTTGTTCCGCACTATGACCGTCCGGGCTGCATCGCCGAAGTTACGAACATCATGTGGCAGAAATACAAGAAAGTCAATATCGGTAACTTCAAGCTGTCTCGTCCAGTCAAGGGCGGCGTTGCCATGATGACGATCGAAATCGACGGTATGCCTCCGGAAGGCATGATTGAAGATATCCGCACCGTCAAAAACGTGCTTAATGTATTCCTGATTCGTGCCATTTAATAAAGGAGAACTGCTATGCTAAGTTATCAATCCATTGCGGAACTTGTAGAAGCCGCAGAAAAAGAACATAAAAAGATCAGTGAGATTGTCCTGCCGGATCAGGCCCAAAATATGGGGAAAACCGAGCAGGAAGTCTATGATCAGATGAATCACGACATTGATGTCATGCTCGAAGCTGTCGAATACGGCAAGCGTAAGGATCAGAAATCCACGTCCGGCCTGACGGGCGGTGAAGGATTCCGTATGGAAACCTACAGCCAGAAGACCAAAGGCGGTCTTTCCGGGGATACGGTTTCCCACGCCATGATGCGCGCCCTTGCCGTAGCCGGCTGCAATGCTTCCATGGGCCGTATTGTTGCGTCCCCGACGGCAGGAAGCTGTGGCATTATGCCGGGCTGCCTGCTGACGCTCATGCAGGAAAAAGGTTATGACCGCAAAGATGTCGTCATGAGCATGTTCACGGCTGCTGCTTTTGGTATCGTCATTGCCACCAACGCATCCATTGCCGGTGCCCAGGGTGGCTGCCAGGCAGAATGCGGCAGTGCTTCCGGCATGACCGCTGCTGCCATGGTTGAACTGGCCGGCGGTACACCGCAGCAGTGCGCTGACGCCTGCGCCATTGCTATTGCCAACCAGCTCGGCCTTGTCTGCGACCCTGTAGCCGGACTCGTTGAAATTCCCTGCATCAAGAGAAACGCCAGCGGTGTTGTCATCGCTTTCTCCTCTGCCGATATGGCGCTGGCAGGCATCAAAGCCTACGTGCCTATTGACGAATGCATCGCTGCCATGAACAGTGTCGGAAACTCCATGCCTACGGCGCTGCGCGAAACGGCAAAAGGCGGACTTGCCGTAACTCCGACCGGTCTTGCCTTAAAGGAAAAAGTCTTCGGAAAAGAATAAATCGAAAAAGTAAAAAAGGGACTGTGAAATATGCGCGTGCATTATTTCACAGCCCCTTTTTTACGCTTTCCGCAGCCCGCTGTCCGCATCCCGCCCGTGGAAGAAAAATGCTCTTTCATTAAACCAAACCGTCAGGTTGGGTATTATTCCTTTGGGGCCTCCTTCCACGCAGTCGGAAGGAGGCCACGAAGTGACGGAAAATAGTACCAATCTGTCGAAGGCCATGGCTATATGCCATATGCCAAAAGCCAAAGGCGCCTTTTATTTTTTCACATCCTCTTTTACTACTGCCAGACAACCTCACAGCGTCTCTTTATTCTCTGTCTGAGCCGTTTTCTTCGGTGCCTTTACATTATATTTAGAGGCTAATTCATTGACCGTACTGCCGTGCATCCAGTCCTCTACGACATCCGCCGCCTTCCTGACAAGGTTTTCTATCGTTTCCTTATCCTCGCCTTCGAACCGGTGAAGCACGTGAGAAATGACGGCCTGCTCTTCGTGAACCGGATGTCCGATGCCGATTTTGATACGGGGATACTCCTGGCTGCCCAAAGCCCTTTCGATGGATTTAAGGCCATTATGACCACCGCTCGTCCCCTTACGGCGGATACGCAGCGTCCCTACGGGCAAATCCATATCATCCTGGATGACCAGGACATCTTCCGGCACAATATGGTAGAAGCTGACAAAATCCCATACAGCTCCGCCGCTGCGGTTCATGTATGTCGTCGGTTTGATGAGAAAGACCTTTTCCGGGGCACGCTGCTCCAGATACCAGGCATTATCAGCCTTTCTCCAGTCTTCCGAAGCATTCCACCGGCGTGCCAGTTCATCGGCCACCATGAAGCCGATATTATGGCGTGTGCCCTCGTATTCGGGACCGATATTACCGAGTCCAACAACTAGTTTCAATGCTTTCACTCCTCGTTTATTCTGCCTCAAAAGAAATGGGCTGCAACAGAGCAAAATCTGTTCCAGCCCATTTTGTTTACTAATGGAATTACTCTTCAAACAGCTGGCTGATGGACAGCTGGTTGTGAATACGCAGAATCGTTTCTGCCAGAATCGGAGCCACGGACAGCACCGTGATCTTCGGATGCTTCTTGTTAGGAGGCAGCGGAATCGTGTTCGTAACAATCAATTCCTTGATGCTGGATTTTGCAATCCGGCTCAGTGCTGGATTCGTCAGAATCGGATGCGTGCAGCAAGCATAGATTTCCTTGGCACCGAACTTTTCCAGAGCCTTGGCACCTTCGGTCAGGGAACCAGCCGTATCGACAATATCGTCTACCATGATAGCAATCTTGCCTTCGACGTTGCCGATGAGGTTCATGACTTCGGCAACACCCGGTTCAGGACGGCGCTTATCAATGATAGCAATACCGCAGTCCAGACGGGTAGCAATCTTACGGGCACGGCTTACACCACCCAGGTCAGGAGAAACGACAATCATATCTTTCGGGTCGAAGCCTTTTTCCTTGACATAGTCTGCCAGGATAGGGCCGCCAGGCATATGATCCACAGGAATATCGAAGAAGCCCTGAATCTGAGCCGCATGCAGGTCGATGGTGACCAGTCTGGTAATACCGGCCGTTTCCATCAAATCGGCCATCAGTTTTGCCGTAATCGGTTCACGGCCGCGGGCCTTGCGGTCCTGACGAGCATACCCGTAGAACGGAACTACAGCCGTAATATGTCTTGCGCTGGCGCGTTTGAAGGCGTCGCACATGATCAGGAGCTCCATGACGTTATCGTTAACGGCAGGGCCGCAGGTCGGTTGGATGACAAATACATCCTTACCACGTACACTCTCATTGATCATAACCTGAACTTCACCATTGTTGAAGCGGTTGATGACAGCGTCGCCTACCTGCGTTCCCAAATAAGCGGCAATTTCACGGGCCAGATCCGGATTGGCGTTTCCGGAAAAGATGATCATATCTTCGCCTGTCTTTTCACCCAGCATTTTTATACCCCCACAAATTCTTGAAAATTAAAACACCATAACAATATGAGTATACAACTCAAAACACGTTGTGACAACCTTTATTTTTCGCGGTGCTTCTTCGCCCATCCCGCGAGGTTGATCTGCTTGCTCCGGCCGACTGCCAGTGCGTCTTCCGGCACATTCTTGGTAATAGTGGATCCGGCAGCTACATAACTGCCCTTGCCAATCGTCACAGGAGCCACGAGGTTGCTGTTGCAGCCGACGAAAGCGTTATCCTCAATGGTCGTGCGGTGTTTCGTCTTGCCGTCGTAATTGACAGTAATCGTGCCGCAGCCCATGTTGACGCCGCTGCCGATATCGCTGTCGCCGATATACTGCAGATGCGGCAGCTTCGTTCCTTCACCGACGTTGGAATTTTTCACTTCGACAAAGTTGCCGACCTTTACGCCGTCATGAATGACCGTATTGGGACGGAGATGATCATAAGGTCCCATCTTGACATCATTACCCACTTTGGCATCGTGAGCATACACAAACTGGATATGCGTTCCGTCTCCCACTGTTACATTGGTGAAACGAACTTCCGGTCCGATTTCGCAGTCTTCCCCGATAACCGTATTTCCTTCCAGCATCGTAAAAGGCTGGATAATGGTATCACGGCCAATCTTGACACCCTTTTCGATAAAGGTACTGGCGGGATCGATGATGGTCACGCCTTCATCCATCAGATGGCCCAGGATTCGTTCGTTCATAACTTTCTGCGCCACAGCGAGCTGACGGCGGGAATTAACACCCATGACCATATCAAAGTCCTGGGTTTTGATGCCGGCCACAGCACGGCCCTTGTGCAGGCATTCCGTCAGAATATCTGTCAGATAGTACTCATGCTGGGCATTATCATCAGAAAGATTTTCAAGCAGTTCGAACAAGAGCGGCATCTCTACACAATAGATGCCGGTGTTGATTTCATGGATGTGACGCTGCTCTTCCGTAGCATCCTTTTCCTCTACAATACCCGTTACGCGTCCTGCCGTATCACGCAGGATACGTCCGTACCCGAAAGGATTGGGGGCATCGGCCGTGAGGACACTCACGCCGGCACCGCTCTGAAGATGCCTCTCGTAGAATTTCTTCAGTTCGGAGCCTTCCAGGAGCGGAGTATCTCCGCAGAGAATCAAAGCGGTTCCGGACTGACCGCCTAACAGGTCACGAGCCTGCAGTACAGCATGACCCGTACCGAGCTGTTCTTTTTGAATCGCAACTCTTGCCCGTTCTCCTAAAAATTCCGTCACTTTTTCGGAACCAAAACCAACGATGACAATCTCGTCATCGGCTCCCGCTTCATCCGCCGCATCAAGCACATGTTCGAGCATGGGCTTGCCGGAAAGTTTATGAAGCACCTTAGGGAGTTTGGATTTCATCCGTGTTCCCTTTCCGGCTGCTAAGATGATGGCAGCTAATTCAGACATATTATGGACGCCTCCTATTTTTCTTACCACTCAGTTGCAAACTTTATTTCTGCCGCAGCAGAACAAAACAATAGCTCTGCCCTGTCTCCGGCGCTAGTTTTTTGAGTTTACCACGTCTGTCCGTTCATATCAAGTTTTTCTTTGCGGGCTGCTATTGTTTTTCCACCGCCATACCTATCTGAAAATGGCAGATGGAAAGCCTTTCGCACCGGTTCCCATCAAAGGACTTCCGGCACAATATCAATGGCCTTTGTCACTTCATCCACGCCCTTCAGGGTAAGCAGCGAAGCGTAATCCTTTACGAGCTTCTTCGCAGGCTCTTTGGCGGCAATGAAGAGGTATACACCGACGACCTTGGCACCCACTTCTTCTGCCAGTTCGCACAATCCGCTGACTGTTCCGCCGGCACGCATAAAATCGTCTACGACAAGGACTCTTGCACCGTCCGGCAGAGCCTTCTTAGGCAGGGACATGGACTGGATTTTCTTCGTAGAACCACTGAGGTAGCTGATGCTGACAGCCGGGCCTTCGGTGATCCGGGCTTCCTTGCGGGCCATGACCATCGGAATATTAAAAGCCTTTGCCGTACTGAGAGCCAAAGGAATTCCCTTGGTTTCAACCGTCATGACGTACTCCGGTTTCAGCTCAATGGAGCGCTGCATAATGATTTCCCCCAGTCTTGAAACAATCTGAGGGTTCAGGATGATATCATTCATATAAATCATACCGCCCGGCAGCACTCTTTCCGGCACGTTAAGCCGCTCAGCCAGGTCTGTCAGAAACTGGGTATCGGACTTTGCCGTATGATAAGGAATGAAGCGAACGCCGCCGCTTGCGCCGGCTACCGTTTCGATAATACCCAGATCGTACGCGGCAAGACCGTTCCTCACGGTCTGCACATCTTCACTCAGCGTGGACTTTGCCACGGTAAACTTCTCACAGAAATAGGAAAAGGGAAAAAGCTGAAAAGGCTTATCCGTCAATTCCTTGGTTAATGCGACTATACGTTCCAACCTCTTTATTCTTGCCATATCCTTCACTCTTTCCCGTTTACTTTGGCCTTCTTATCAGGGCTCTTATATTGCTCCTCAATAATTCGTAATACCGTTCTTTCCGCATTTTCCATATGAGTCCGGACCGCGCGCTGTGCTTTTTCTACATCCCGCTGTGCAATTGCATCTACAATAGCCCGATGCTCCAGCAGCATTTCGTCCAGACGGCCGGGGTACGGCAGCGAACGGGCACGGATGCTCGTGATCTGCTGACGCAGGGTACTGATGATATTCATGCACCGCTTGTTGCGGCTGGCTTTATAAATCACGTCGTGGAACTGCGTATCCAGTTCTACGATTTTCTGGTAATCGAGTTTTGCCACGGCATCTTTCATGGCAATGAGATACTTGTCCATTTCCTCAATTTCCGGTTTCTCGATACGCTCTGCCGCGAGACCTGCCGCCAGTGCCTCCAGGGCTGAACGGATCTCGTACACCTCGTTGATATCCTGGATAGAAATATCCGCTACATAAGCGCCGCGGCGCGGAATCATAACCACAAGCCCCTCCTGCTCGAGGTTACGGATAGCTTCCCGAATCGGTGTCCGGCTGACGCCCAGTTCCGATGCCAGATGGGATTCCATCAGCCGCATGCCGGCTGGGAAATCCCCTTTCAAAATTGCTTCCCGAATGTTTTCTATTACTACATCCCGCAGAGGCTTATACGTATCCAAGGGAATCTGCCTCAACTGCTTAACCATAGTATTCCTCCTCCGTATGTGCTGTTTCCACCTGTGCTCCAGGATATTCTTTACTCAGGATTTGTTTGATACCCTCCGCTGCTTTTTCCGATTCGGCCAGTCCGAATAAAGTCGGGCCGCTGCCGCTCATCAGCACTTTTTCGCAGCCTGCTGCCAGAAGAGATTCCTTCATTTGCTGCAGGATACCGTACTTTCTGAGTGTTACATCTTCCAAATCATTTTGCAGTGCTTCTACAAGTGCCCTACGGGAATGCTTCCCGATAGCCTCCACGCAGGCCTCTACGTCCGTCTGCCTGCGATTCGGCACACTGTCTATGGCCTTGTAGACCGCGGCCGTCGAAACCGCCAGGTCAGCCGGCTTGACAAGCGTCAGCCAAAGTTGCGGTGCAGCAGGGAGAACTTCCATCTTCTCTCCCCTGCCTCTGGCACGCTGGGTACCTCCCGCAATGCAGAACGGCACGTCGCTGCCAATTTCCGCAGCTGCTTCTTCCAATGCTTTCCGCGATAAAGGACAATCAAACATACGATTCAGTCCCCGCAGGGCAGCTGCCGCGTCCGTACTGCCCCCGGCAAGACCAGCTGCCACAAAGATTTTCTTATCCAAAGCAATCTTTACATCAGGCTTGATTCCTGTCCGCTCCCGGAAAACGACAGCTGCTTTATAAATCAGGTTGTCTTTGCCGCAGGAAAGTACCGTATCATTCGAAGTCAGTTCAAAATGGTCCGCCGGTTCGAATGTGAGCACATCTGCCAGGGAAATGCTCTGCATGACCATATCGACTTCATGAAACCCATCACTGCGGCGATTCATTACACGCAGGGCCAAATTGATTTTGCCGCGGGCAATTTCCTTCATCATGAGCCTCCAGCGCTGATACACTGCCCATGTCCCGTTTTTCATAAGAAACAGACCGCACCCCCTGCAGCCTGTTCTTTTTTAAACAAATACTTTTGAATTTTCAAACAGGTTCGTATGAACAGTCAGCACATCCTTAATTGTATTATGTATTCATTGTACATTGAAAATGACTGCTTAGCAAGAGAAAACTGAACAATTATTGAATTTTTTCATCCAATTGTTCAATTCATTTTGTCCACCTGTCATAGTACAAAAAATATGATACAATGAGGAGAACATCTCGAAAGCTGGTGATAGCAATGAAGAACAATTTTATTAAGTATTTCAACCTGGTGCTCGGCTGTTTCCTCATGGCAATTTCCATTAACTGCTTTCTCATACAAGATCATTTTCTATCCGGAGGTCTGGCGGGATTATGCATGATTTTCTATTATCTCTTCGGCTGGCCCGTCGGTATTTTAAGCTTGGTTTTAAATATTCCGCTCTTTCTCCTTGCGTATCGTTTCATGAGCAAGCGGTTTCTTGTGGACAGCTTCATTGGAACTGTCTTCTTTTCTGTCATACTGGATGCAACTGCCTTTCTCTCCCAAACTACCTACGTCGATAATCCCCTGCTTGCCTGCATTGCCGGCGGCGTGACCGAAGGGATTGGTGCAGCCCTCATTTACCGTGTGGACGGGTCGACGG
Proteins encoded in this window:
- the ispE gene encoding 4-(cytidine 5'-diphospho)-2-C-methyl-D-erythritol kinase; the encoded protein is MMKEIARGKINLALRVMNRRSDGFHEVDMVMQSISLADVLTFEPADHFELTSNDTVLSCGKDNLIYKAAVVFRERTGIKPDVKIALDKKIFVAAGLAGGSTDAAAALRGLNRMFDCPLSRKALEEAAAEIGSDVPFCIAGGTQRARGRGEKMEVLPAAPQLWLTLVKPADLAVSTAAVYKAIDSVPNRRQTDVEACVEAIGKHSRRALVEALQNDLEDVTLRKYGILQQMKESLLAAGCEKVLMSGSGPTLFGLAESEKAAEGIKQILSKEYPGAQVETAHTEEEYYG